A window from Choristoneura fumiferana chromosome 22, NRCan_CFum_1, whole genome shotgun sequence encodes these proteins:
- the LOC141440214 gene encoding uncharacterized protein: protein MSLGWGSLPLLPLGCVLEHLSLEDALAATSVSRHWRNSLLMYEGRRHTLKLYAKHYDKSFFLARIFKKHVQALHISVAECSQAELNNFMHRVMPQFFDTLRLLEITFIGPGCIQGTAHANVKLDRIITESLVFRHSHSIRKFAVMNCEMDTVHEKKKDKYIVTRQRRILLTRLRFDSPSVADAVLSRHNAEAMMFSSLQHIIVDYDHITTETLETLSHLSAFSQLSVIVCNKKPALHSVDWRRVACGYPNGLDVAVNLISLPKKKIEEAIENVLVEDLPLTSLKVLFCNALHTHLIKHVVRCYKASLREFVCADAPHEGHMRTPIVNTEYDACHVNPFILLCWQCAQLKRLVIHGYWVWQYDIIGLVRLRASLRQLEISAVCGRRQPPPGPQLARVRAADAGDQVDTHFVKQVNEYTEFKWKPIPWRSLPGALRARASPAQLERYLTQELSRPPGVTLHSQN, encoded by the exons ATGTCTTTAGGCTGGGGTAGCCTGCCGCTTCTCCCACTGGGCTGCGTCTTGGAGCATCTCAGCCTTGAGGATGCCCTTGCTGCCACATCTGTCAGCCGGCACTGGAGGAATAGCTTGCTGATGTACGAGGGACGAAG ACATACCCTAAAACTGTATGCGAAACATTACGACAAGAGCTTCTTTCTCGCTCGCATCTTCAAGAAGCATGTCCAGGCGCTACACATCTCCGTTGCAGAGTGCAGTCAAGCGGAACTGAACAACTTTATGCACCGAGTTATGCcgca GTTTTTTGACACACTGAGGCTACTAGAAATTACGTTCATTGGTCCAGGCTGCATACAGGGAACCGCTCATGCCAACGTTAAATTAGACAG aattatcaCAGAAAGCCTGGTGTTCCGACATTCACACAGCATACGCAAGTTTGCCGTGATGAACTGTGAAATGGACACCGTGCATGAAAAGAAAAAGGATAAATACATTGTGA CACGACAACGTCGAATATTACTCACGCGGCTCCGCTTCGATTCTCCGTCAGTAGCCGACGCAGTGCTTTCTCGACATAACGCCGAGGCCATGATGTTTTCAAGTTTacag CATATAATTGTCGACTACGACCACATAACCACCGAAACCCTCGAGACCCTGTCGCACCTGAGCGCGTTCTCTCAGCTCAGCGTCATCGTGTGCAACAAGAAGCCAGCCCTTCATTCCGTGGACTGGCGGCGCGTCGCTTGCGGGTACCCTAACGGGCTTGACGTCGCTGTTAACCTT ATTTCACTGCCTAAGAAGAAAATTGAGGAGGCGATAGAAAACGTGCTGGTCGAAGACTTGCCGCTCACGTCTCtcaaagtgttattttgtaatgca CTGCACACGCATCTAATAAAGCACGTCGTGCGCTGTTACAAGGCGTCGCTGCGCGAGTTTGTGTGCGCGGACGCGCCTCATGAGGGACATATGCGGACGCCGATAGTTAACACAGAG tACGATGCGTGCCATGTCAATCCATTTATATTGCTCTGCTGGCAGTGTGCGCAACTCAAAAGGCTGGTTATACACG GCTATTGGGTGTGGCAGTACGACATAATCGGTCTGGTCCGGCTCCGCGCGTCGCTGCGCCAGCTGGAGATATCGGCGGTGTGCGGGCGCCGCCAGCCGCCGCCCGGCCCGCAGCTCGCGCGCGTGCGCGCCGCCGACGCGGGGGACCAAGTTGACACGCACTTTGTCAAG CAAGTAAACGAGTACACGGAGTTCAAATGGAAGCCGATCCCGTGGCGCTCTCTCCCGGGCGCTCTGCGCGCGCGCGCCTCGCCGGCTCAACTGGAGCGCTACCTGACGCAAGAGCTGAGCCGCCCGCCCGGCGTCAC GTTGCATTCACAAAACTGA